The Pseudoalteromonas arctica A 37-1-2 genome includes a region encoding these proteins:
- the ppnN gene encoding nucleotide 5'-monophosphate nucleosidase PpnN, translating into MLIQLNPTGVLDLLSQLEVDLLEQSSASERYKLFRNCVLAVLNVGSHTDESSDIYDKYKDFDIRLVSRERGIKIELENPPETAFVDGEIITGIHEHIFSVIRDILFICQKYEKDLKEQKAITHMVFDMLRNAGALRVNSEPSMVVCWGGHSINEVEYKYTKQVGYELGLRGLNICTGCGPGAMKGPMKGATIGHAKQRNTNNRYLGLTEPSIIAAEPPNPIVNELVILPDIEKRLEAFIRTAHAIIIFPGGAGTAEELLYLLGILLHPDNTKQCLPVILTGPKESEAYFKELCEFVEMTLGKEALDKFEVIIDNPELVGQKLRSAMANVRDYRKSEGDAYYFNWTLKIDNDFQQPFAPTHENMASLDLHLDQPKQLLAANLRRAFSGIVAGNVKDEGVKAIKQNGPYILSGEPALMENMDTLLQAFVDQGRMKLPGSKYIPCYKIKA; encoded by the coding sequence ATGTTAATACAGTTAAACCCAACTGGGGTTTTAGATTTACTGTCGCAATTAGAAGTTGATTTATTAGAGCAATCTTCTGCTAGTGAGCGTTATAAGTTATTTAGAAACTGCGTACTAGCAGTGCTTAATGTAGGTAGCCATACCGACGAAAGTAGCGATATATACGACAAATACAAAGATTTTGATATTCGTTTAGTAAGCCGCGAACGAGGCATTAAAATTGAGCTTGAAAACCCACCCGAAACCGCATTTGTTGATGGCGAAATAATTACCGGAATTCACGAGCATATATTTTCTGTTATTCGCGATATTTTGTTTATTTGTCAAAAATACGAAAAAGATTTAAAAGAGCAAAAAGCCATTACTCATATGGTATTCGATATGCTCAGAAATGCAGGTGCTTTGCGTGTTAATAGCGAGCCAAGTATGGTTGTATGCTGGGGCGGACACTCAATAAACGAAGTTGAATATAAATACACAAAACAAGTAGGTTACGAACTTGGCTTACGTGGATTAAATATTTGTACTGGTTGTGGCCCTGGTGCCATGAAAGGCCCAATGAAAGGTGCCACTATTGGCCATGCAAAACAGCGCAATACCAATAACCGTTACTTAGGCCTAACAGAGCCAAGCATTATTGCTGCAGAGCCACCAAACCCTATTGTTAACGAATTAGTTATTTTACCTGACATTGAAAAACGCCTTGAAGCTTTTATAAGAACAGCTCACGCTATTATCATTTTTCCTGGTGGCGCAGGTACTGCTGAAGAATTGCTATATTTATTAGGCATATTACTTCATCCAGATAACACCAAACAATGTTTGCCTGTGATTTTAACTGGCCCTAAAGAAAGTGAAGCGTACTTTAAAGAGCTGTGTGAATTTGTTGAAATGACGCTTGGTAAAGAAGCATTAGATAAGTTTGAAGTTATTATTGATAATCCTGAGTTAGTTGGACAAAAGCTAAGATCGGCTATGGCCAATGTTCGTGATTACCGTAAAAGTGAAGGCGATGCCTACTACTTTAACTGGACGTTAAAAATCGATAACGATTTTCAACAACCTTTTGCACCAACACACGAAAATATGGCAAGTCTTGATTTACATCTTGATCAACCAAAGCAGTTATTAGCAGCTAATTTACGCAGAGCTTTTTCAGGTATTGTAGCTGGAAATGTAAAAGACGAAGGCGTTAAAGCCATTAAGCAAAACGGTCCATACATTTTAAGTGGCGAGCCTGCCCTTATGGAAAATATGGATACGTTATTACAAGCATTTGTTGATCAAGGCCGTATGAAACTCCCTGGCAGCAAATACATTCCGTGTTACAAAATAAAAGCATGA
- the xni gene encoding flap endonuclease Xni translates to MKPHLLLIDALNLIRRIYAVDANQKHHSDEKMIQTCCARVAHACKKLLDTSNATHAIAVFDGDKSWRYHFYKDYKHSRAPMPQVLKDALEHFKTAIEETGIVVFEPINDEADDIIATLAFKASNNQIANTVVSTDKGFLPYLGPYITVYDYFKKLYLDETSIKERFGVEQSKLVDFWALAGDKTNDIPGVKGIGTKSAQQIVNNYNSIEHAAEDESLSPSIKAKLAANMDMYVISKHLVSLRTDINLGFSLKQLRLN, encoded by the coding sequence TTGAAACCCCATTTACTTCTTATTGATGCGCTTAATTTAATTAGGCGCATTTACGCCGTTGACGCTAATCAAAAACATCACAGTGATGAGAAAATGATACAAACGTGCTGCGCACGTGTAGCTCATGCGTGTAAAAAGCTTTTAGATACAAGTAATGCAACCCATGCGATTGCGGTATTTGATGGTGACAAAAGCTGGCGTTATCATTTTTATAAAGACTACAAACACTCCCGTGCCCCAATGCCTCAAGTGCTAAAAGATGCCTTAGAGCACTTTAAAACCGCAATAGAAGAAACCGGTATTGTTGTATTTGAGCCTATTAACGATGAAGCCGATGACATTATTGCAACGCTTGCGTTTAAGGCATCAAATAATCAAATAGCTAATACTGTTGTCTCTACTGATAAAGGCTTTTTACCCTATTTAGGCCCCTACATTACAGTTTATGATTACTTTAAAAAACTCTATTTAGATGAGACAAGTATAAAAGAGCGTTTTGGTGTTGAGCAAAGTAAGCTCGTTGATTTTTGGGCTTTGGCTGGTGATAAGACAAATGATATTCCGGGAGTAAAAGGAATAGGTACTAAGTCTGCGCAGCAAATAGTTAATAACTATAATTCAATTGAGCATGCGGCCGAAGATGAGTCTCTAAGCCCGAGTATTAAAGCAAAGTTAGCCGCTAATATGGATATGTACGTAATCTCAAAGCACTTGGTTAGTTTACGCACCGATATAAATTTAGGCTTTAGTTTAAAGCAGTTAAGACTTAATTAG
- a CDS encoding DUF3192 domain-containing protein produces the protein MLKKFIRYLILGLGLYALIAALVITFYKDDPQAMIWQDREAFNKRYIEKLSLEQPTTLNTVLDYLGSPDLTYAKRDGEQVFQIVFYRTQHKTSDGITTMDECTGLLFKNGQLFLWGPSAYNKYQEQN, from the coding sequence ATATTGAAAAAATTTATCCGATATTTAATCTTAGGTTTAGGGCTATATGCACTGATAGCAGCGTTGGTGATCACTTTTTATAAAGACGATCCTCAGGCTATGATCTGGCAAGACCGAGAAGCTTTTAATAAACGTTATATCGAAAAACTATCACTTGAGCAGCCCACAACACTAAATACTGTGCTTGATTATTTAGGCAGCCCTGACCTTACTTATGCCAAACGAGATGGTGAACAGGTATTTCAGATTGTTTTTTACCGTACACAGCATAAAACATCTGACGGTATAACCACTATGGATGAATGTACTGGGTTATTATTTAAAAATGGGCAGCTATTTTTATGGGGTCCTAGTGCATATAATAAATATCAAGAACAAAATTAG
- a CDS encoding GGDEF domain-containing protein, translated as MSERSNPTDKKLKQAIDARMAVESARKHQVDILCDFAAKLSLSCKGLDIELDNRLAKFRSALNKGMSFEDLSPLVSETLTLLKNQESVQQTQQRDLFNNVQNAGKQLQKTKGLTDDTRRTLRNLLDNEINNVHSVHGYIPLLDQLISFYHQALITKQDPVIDKKLPTVQSYANKLLELTNELVLEDEATQQIKHIKNSITASKTITALLDAAISIIDVVVKNISKERKSAQSFLVSLNQTLEDLHNSIISTSKHSESMEVEFDSLNKSIELKIKNLNEQTQKATSISSLKELVDNELKSLSEDFIAKEKLERKDREMLSSSFNEINNRIGTLEGKLTTYKKRLNEQRFKSLLDGLTKLPNRAAFDERYDHEMHLFNVQPSDVTLAVIDVDHFKSINDRFGHTAGDITLQVISKALQKSVRKSDFIARYGGEEFVLLMPGVSLENATLPLDKVRKVIKNIPFKFREKQIEITISVGATQFKKGDTLLKAFDRADDALYEAKNSGRDRLCTSK; from the coding sequence GTGTCTGAAAGATCTAATCCAACAGATAAAAAACTCAAACAAGCAATTGATGCTCGTATGGCTGTTGAAAGTGCACGCAAACATCAAGTGGATATTTTGTGCGACTTTGCAGCTAAACTTTCGCTAAGCTGTAAAGGGCTTGATATTGAGTTAGATAATCGCCTTGCTAAATTTAGAAGTGCACTCAATAAAGGTATGAGCTTTGAAGACCTCTCTCCCCTTGTTAGTGAAACTTTAACACTACTTAAAAACCAAGAATCAGTTCAACAGACCCAACAACGTGATTTATTCAACAATGTGCAAAATGCAGGTAAACAACTACAAAAAACCAAGGGTTTAACTGACGATACCCGCAGGACACTAAGAAACCTACTCGATAATGAAATTAATAATGTCCATTCAGTGCATGGTTATATCCCACTTCTTGATCAACTTATATCGTTTTACCATCAAGCTTTAATAACAAAACAAGACCCAGTAATTGATAAAAAGTTACCTACTGTACAAAGCTATGCAAATAAACTGCTTGAACTAACTAATGAACTTGTTCTGGAAGATGAAGCTACTCAACAAATTAAACATATAAAAAACAGCATTACCGCAAGTAAAACTATAACAGCATTACTTGATGCTGCGATTAGTATTATTGATGTAGTGGTAAAAAATATAAGTAAAGAACGTAAATCGGCACAAAGTTTTTTAGTTTCATTAAATCAAACCCTTGAAGATTTACACAATTCTATTATCTCAACTAGCAAGCACTCTGAGTCAATGGAAGTTGAGTTTGACTCATTAAATAAAAGTATCGAACTAAAAATAAAAAATCTTAATGAGCAAACCCAAAAAGCCACGTCAATTTCATCTTTAAAAGAACTCGTAGATAACGAATTAAAATCACTAAGCGAAGATTTTATAGCAAAAGAAAAACTTGAGCGAAAAGACAGAGAAATGCTTAGCTCTAGCTTTAATGAAATAAATAATCGTATTGGCACTTTAGAAGGTAAGTTAACTACTTATAAAAAACGCTTAAACGAGCAGCGCTTTAAAAGCTTACTTGATGGGCTTACAAAACTGCCTAACCGAGCTGCATTTGATGAACGCTACGATCACGAAATGCATTTGTTTAATGTGCAGCCATCAGATGTTACGCTTGCGGTTATTGATGTTGACCACTTTAAATCTATCAATGATAGATTTGGCCACACCGCAGGCGATATTACCTTACAGGTTATATCAAAAGCGTTGCAAAAATCGGTAAGAAAGTCCGATTTTATAGCGCGTTACGGCGGTGAAGAATTTGTATTGTTAATGCCTGGTGTGTCGCTAGAAAACGCAACATTACCTCTGGATAAAGTAAGAAAGGTAATTAAAAATATACCTTTTAAATTTAGAGAAAAACAAATTGAGATCACTATCTCGGTAGGTGCAACTCAGTTTAAAAAAGGCGATACTCTGTTAAAGGCATTTGATAGAGCAGATGATGCTCTTTACGAGGCCAAAAATTCAGGACGAGATAGACTTTGTACCAGTAAATAA